GAGATTGTCTCCTCTTTATCAAATTTATCAAAAGATAATTTAGAGTTAATGTTTATTGAGCTAAACGGTAAAAGCAAACAGCTTCATATTGAAATTGAGAAACTTCGTACTCTTTATGATTATAACTTTGCGGAAAAATATATACTATCAAATTCAAAAGAGTATCTATCCGACTTAGACAAACTAAGCTCTCTTGCGACTGCATTTAACAAAGAAGCTTACAACTACTTCTATTATGAAAAAGATAAAAACGCAACGGCAACAAAAGAGGAGTTGGAAAAAAAATCATCCTCACTTAAAGGACAGATTGATTCTATAATATTTAAAGATATAACATACAGCCAGAGGAAGTTTAATATCCATAAAAATGCTACGATTTTAGTGTTTATTATAACTTTGTTCGGTTTTATTTGGTACAAAAAAAGACTCGATATGATATATAAAGATTTACAATTTCTATTTCATGTAAATCATAAAAAGCACACCATTTTTTCTCAAGAAGTCGGTGCTATCTCGGTTAGGATGAACAGAAAACCGTTAGTTACGGAAAATCCTATACTGCTTGACCCGGTAACGGGGATAAATAATCTAAAAGGGCTTATGAGTGCTTATATTGAAAAAAAAGGGATGAAAGAGGATAATTTTACATCCGTAAGCGTACTTGAAATTGATAATTTTTCAAAAACAAATAAAGTATACTCTCAAGAGCTAACGCAAGCCATACTTAAAAAAATTGCATTTACGATATCTCTACACGAACAGGTCGCCGATGTTATTGCTCGAACCGATTATAATCAATTTACTATTATCCTATCAAGACCGAAAAAAGAGGACTCATTTAAAGAGATGGAAAATATCCGCAAAAGTATCTCCGAGTTAAAACTCAGTTCGGCAGAGCTTGGGGAAATCAACATAACGGTAAGCGGCGGGTATGTCATAAAGCCGAACAATATCTCGCTGGAAGAGTCAATCAGACAAGCTAAAAAAGTTCTGCTTCATGCTCAAAACAGCGGTAAAAACAAAATTTCCCAAATAAAAGATTTAGCTCACTCCGAATTATAAATATCGCCTCTAAAGCACTTTAGAGGCGTTAATGTGTAAATTCTACACTGCTAATTATCTGCAAATGAGTGAATACGGAACACTCTTTACATTTATAACAACTTTTTATCATTCACAAAGGCTAAAAATTGTAAAATCCCCCATATTTTATTCTTAAAAACAAAGGAAAGCTAATGGGTATTCCTATTTATACTTACGATGCCATTGTTGTCGGTGCCGGTTTAGCCGGTTGTGCCGCTGCAAGAGAGTTACAAATTGCAGGGAAAAAAGTTGCGGTTATTACGAAACTTCATCCGCTTAGAAGTCACTCA
This portion of the Sulfurimonas sp. genome encodes:
- a CDS encoding GGDEF domain-containing protein — encoded protein: MKHSIKKIFRNLSFFLLALVIFAGLALLSVFNQLNSYKKIDNLNNQKEIVSSLSNLSKDNLELMFIELNGKSKQLHIEIEKLRTLYDYNFAEKYILSNSKEYLSDLDKLSSLATAFNKEAYNYFYYEKDKNATATKEELEKKSSSLKGQIDSIIFKDITYSQRKFNIHKNATILVFIITLFGFIWYKKRLDMIYKDLQFLFHVNHKKHTIFSQEVGAISVRMNRKPLVTENPILLDPVTGINNLKGLMSAYIEKKGMKEDNFTSVSVLEIDNFSKTNKVYSQELTQAILKKIAFTISLHEQVADVIARTDYNQFTIILSRPKKEDSFKEMENIRKSISELKLSSAELGEINITVSGGYVIKPNNISLEESIRQAKKVLLHAQNSGKNKISQIKDLAHSEL